From a single Notolabrus celidotus isolate fNotCel1 chromosome 7, fNotCel1.pri, whole genome shotgun sequence genomic region:
- the LOC117816240 gene encoding endoplasmic reticulum resident protein 27 translates to MLITLCFSLLVSSVIATEKDSALPRLNDSKATEAFIDSAEVVVIGFLEGEDSPGFKELVAAAKRVDSVSVAICTVKEVWADYSLSSDTITLFRKADNHQENLGIAEAKKVEADGLVNFISINEVRYVTEYNQVTAVGLFNSEVKSHLLLFANRGTKEFTELKKTLQTLAPEFTGKFLFVVINGAVKSNSRSLGYFGLKSKDLPRVGIYDADTDMKWLLPEGEISNERVREFCHSFLKGELKDVKQAGAEPKTEL, encoded by the exons ATGCTGATCACCTTGTGTTTCTCCCTCCTGGTTTCTTCTGTCATTGCCACAGAGAAAG ACAGTGCCCTTCCCAGGCTAAATGACAGCAAAGCTACTGAGGCCTTCATCGACTCTGCCGAGGTGGTGGTCATCGGATTCCTGGAG GGAGAGGACAGTCCTGGCTTCAAGGAGCTTGTCGCAGCTGCAAAGCGAGTTGACTCAGTCTCTGTCGCCATTTGTACCGTGAAGGAGGTGTGGGCCGACTACAGCCTCTCCTCAGACACAATCACCCTTTTCAGAAAG GCTGATAACCACCAAGAGAACCTTGGTATTGCCGAGGCCAAGAAGGTAGAAGCTGATGGTCTTGTTAACTTCATCAGCATCAATGAAGTCCGATACGTCACAGAATATAATCAAGTG ACAGCAGTGGGCTTGTTCAACTCAGAGGTGAAGTCGCATCTCCTGCTCTTCGCCAACAGAGGGACAAAAGAATTCACTGAGCTCAAGAAGACACTGCAGACTCTCGCCCCTGAGTTCACAGGAAAG TTCTTGTTCGTGGTCATTAATGGAGCAGTGAAGTCAAACTCTCGATCACTGGGCTACTTCGGCCTCAAGTCCAAGGACCTCCCACGAGTCGGGATCTATGATGCAGACACTGACATGAAGTGGCTCCTACCTGAGGGAGAGATTTCTAATGAACGAGTGCGAGAGTTCTGCCATTCCTTTCTCAAAGGGGAACTAAAG GATGTGAAGCAGGCAGGAGCAGAACCCAAAACTGAGCTCTAG